The region TACTGGTAGGGCTACAGTTAATATACCTAATACCAACTTCGCTAATTTTACTCCAAGTGAAAATAATGGTAAGAGTTTATTCTTTAGACCCAAAGCGGCTGGGGGCTTAAGCTGTATAGGCTGTCATTCTACGGAGGCTTTTATTAATCCTAGTGCAGGAGCCACTAATAATGGTCTGGACTTAGTCTCCACTGACGATTTAGGTGTTTTTGAGGCTATAGCTAATCCTCAGTTTTTAGGGGCATTCAAAGTACCCTCATTAAAGAATATTGAACTCACCGCACCATACATGCATGACGGCAGGTTTGCCACACTTCAAGAAGTAGTGGAGCATTATAATAGTGGTGTACAAGACCACCCTAATTTAAGTAACAGCTTGAAAGATCCAAATGGAATGCCGCAGCGTCTCAACCTTACAGATCAACAAATAACAGATGTTGTGAATTTTCTAAAAACCTTAACCGATACCGATATTACTGCAGACCCAAAGTTTAGCGATCCATTTTAATACAATACGGACTAACTTCAATGATTGACCTCCATATACCTGTAGAAGGAGCCTCCCCTATTTTTAAACTAAACGTTGATCCTATCAGTATAACAGGGAAAGAATCTAATAAACGACCTCCATATCTATAAAAATATCATCTTTAGGCCAGTCGCTATCATCCCTCGGCACTCTCGCAATTTGATCTGCGATTTCCATTCCTTTTGTAACCCTACCAAATATGGTATGCTCCTTATCCAGATGTGGCGAGGAATTTAAAGTGATAAAAAAATCAAACGGATCGTGCCAGTTCTGAGGATTATCAATCCATTGTTTGGCACTGCTTAAAGAACCTCTTTCATGCTTCACCCCTGGCAAAAAATGTGGTGGCAATTTATAATTACCCGCACTCGCTCTTTTCAAAGACGGTAAGACTTCATCACTATTTCCAGCTTGTATTACAAAGTCTTCTACTACTCGATGAACATAAGTACCATTAAAATATCCGTTTTTTACTAGGAAAATAAAGCTACCCCTGTAAATAGGAGTCTCTGTAAACAGCTCCATTTCTATGATTC is a window of Nonlabens sp. MB-3u-79 DNA encoding:
- a CDS encoding peptidylprolyl isomerase; amino-acid sequence: MKSIFLVLILVWCCFSCKDTPQVQKIIKEEAQDTVKRLTKEQRILEKTYKRQISTSGDTLLAYIPQDSVQVFFTRYAKENPETRVRLITTYGIIEMELFTETPIYRGSFIFLVKNGYFNGTYVHRVVEDFVIQAGNSDEVLPSLKRASAGNYKLPPHFLPGVKHERGSLSSAKQWIDNPQNWHDPFDFFITLNSSPHLDKEHTIFGRVTKGMEIADQIARVPRDDSDWPKDDIFIDMEVVY